Proteins from a genomic interval of Dermacentor variabilis isolate Ectoservices chromosome 8, ASM5094787v1, whole genome shotgun sequence:
- the LOC142591461 gene encoding uncharacterized protein LOC142591461, translated as MFSASKVLSAPGRGAAQASASSNDYRVVLPRLPTGKLVVDSVFLHADLSGRPYRAQDFRDALRNVIDLKEISSIGQFQMSHVWMVTCKSGMTKSKLVACGELSVKGRRCVVIDPEPTEVQMKLLWLPERLEDDYIRDALQAYGKVKSISAESWRVSEMEQMRTLNRDVVLTLADGVSVGDVPHLLPVCGVQSLVLIPGRPPLCLRCNRVGHIRRNCRTPRCETCRRFGHTSEECVVTYADKLRHRTKPPDESLQEHIMDITEVLDATGDVPSSAETRCASKAPLPVKDSHNGIAELPVKNESSEEKDDQPKQQPKGAPATTEPAAAQQANEGAGDDSPDAPKRLDTSWAAPLWQRNAAWYGLMVDCANASVDLVAFEIAP; from the coding sequence ATGTTCTCCGCTTCAAAGGTTTTATCGGCCCCTGGCCGAGGTGCTGCTCAGGCTTCAGCCAGCAGCAATGACTACCGTGTTGTGTTACCCCGTCTTCCTACCGGTaagctggttgtggactccgttttcctgcatgctgacttaagtggtcgaccgtacagagcccaagacttcagagacgcccttcggaacgttattgacctgaaggaaataagttccatcggacaatttcagatgtcgcacgtGTGGATGGTGACGTGCAAATCAGGGATGACAAAATCAAAGCTAGTCGCATGCGGGGAATTATCCGTAAAAGGTAGACGCTGCGTCGTCATTGATCCTGAGCCCACGGAAGTTCAAATGAAGCTTTTGTGGCTTCCTGAGCGTTTGGAAGATGACTACATTCGAGATGCGCTTCAGGCTTACGGGAAAGTCAAGTCTAtatcagcagaaagctggagaGTATCGGAGATGGAACAAATGCGTACGCTAAATCGGGACGTGGTGTTGACTCTTGCCGATGGAGTGAGCGTGGGGGACGTTCCACATCTACTACCTGTTTGTGGAGTGCAGAGTCTCGTATTAATTCCAGGCCGGCCCCCACTTTGTCTGCGCTGTAACAGGGTGGGGCACATTCGTCGAAACTGCAGAACCCCGCGTTGTGAAACCTGCCGACGCTTTGGTCACACATCTGAAGAATGTGTCGTAACATACGCTGATAAGTTACGACACAGAACAAAGCCTCCGGAtgaaagcttgcaagaacacataATGGACATTACGGAGGTTCTTGACGCGACGGGAGACGTTCCCTCTTCCGCGGAGACCCGCTGTGCCAGTAAGGCCCCTCTGCCTGTTAAAGACAGTCACAATGGCATCGCAGAACTGCCCGTGAAAAACGAAAGTAGCGAAGAGAAAGATGACCAACCGAAGCAACAACCCAAAGGAGCACCCGCTACCACGGAGCCAGCTGCTGCCCAGCAAGCGAATGAGGGAGCCGGAGATGACTCACCTGATGCACCCAAGCGTCTCGACAC